In the genome of Sander lucioperca isolate FBNREF2018 chromosome 18, SLUC_FBN_1.2, whole genome shotgun sequence, the window TGCTGGAGCTTTCATCTGTCGAACCCTCAACAGAAAGACTAACTCCAAAGTGGCGCAGGCCACCTGCAAGCTGTAGACAAAAGCCAAACCACAGGCTCTTTCACAGACTGTACACTGCAGCACAACCATGCAACCTGGAGCCATCATTCTCTGTATGTTGTATTCTCCCTATTCTGATTTTAGTTTGATTCATCCTCTCCCGGTATGAGAATATTACTTTAAGATTTAGATGGTACTACTGACCCCTCCCTCTGTTTAGAATAAAATACCTGATTCACTACATGATAGCATAGCTGGAACAGTGCCTTATGTAAAGTCAGTCTAATCATACATATCCTACTTTTCTAATTCCATGCCTTCACCAGTTTTTTAATAGTGTGCTTGCATTCCTTTCTGGGCAGTggggttataataataaaatgaaccAGTAAAAATGTCCTAGATATGGATAAACTCACTGCTGATGTATTCAGTGATCACTGTCTTCAATGAATTCTCTATATAGGGAGCGTCTATGTAAACTTATCAGTTCTTTTGAACTTGGGCATTGTACTGGCttgtgaaaaaaatattgatgtgctgtgtgtatttattttaaaatgcccCTCTTCAAATTCAACATGTAAATATTCAACTAGattgtgaatttaaaaaaatactatttcataaataaaatgtgctgctgatataaaaaagaaaattaaattaaCAGCATTGTGATGAATCTACAGGGTCAATAGTGATTTTGCAattttttgtgtggaaatgATTCATAAAAGAAATGCCGGTTTCTTTGCTGCACCTTGTTAAAACCTGACCAGTCTGACAGGCAGACTGAGATTCTTACTGCAGCTCTCCGCAACACTTAGAAACAGATCATAGCTATCAGAGACAGGAAAATGCCATGTCATGATGACTCGCTGCTAATTCAAATGAATAAATGCTAATTGGCATGCAAGCCTGgtgttttttaaacaatatttttattaattttgcaTTGCAGCCTGGTGATTGTTAATGTCAGAAACTTAGTAATGAGCCAGCATGAATGGAAAAATTCAGCTCCTTAAATAACAATGATCAGACAGTATCCTAGGAGAAAACGTGTTTGTCCCACATGCGTAAATAGAAACCATATTCCAGAAATTAAATTAACATAAGGCATCAATTAGCAGCCCTTACtgttaaaacaccaaacagaaacccattcaatacattttattaagtTTTGTAAAAATGGCATTGTTTACAAGTGCATAAAATACATTTCCATCTGATGTCCACAGTGGACGATTAGGGACTCGCAAAAATGCGTGATATAGTTCAATGAGCCATCTGTCCAACCTTCTTCCTCTTTTGTGCTCCAGCTCTACCAAGACAGAATTAAACAGCAACATTCCTTTTGCCTTATTTAAATCAACAGTGGTCTTGGATGAGGTGAGTTTGTGTACAAGCACGTCAAAACACACAGTCTATGTACAGCGTGTGACTGTGCAGCATAAACCTGAGACCAAGCATATGTCCACAGAGGCTTTAGATTAAGAAATATACCaataacatatgtgttttgttgctcacctgaaaaaaataaatgcagtaaaaacatttttgtttcagCCAGTATGCACACCTTCAAGTATTACTCAGCCATTAACTCTGACTTTGGAGTGTCCACACTCCAATGCAGAATTGTTTACCATTTTTCAATGTCATCAGGACAACGCAACGTGAAGATAAAGCAATGTCAGTTCAGTTAAATAAAATGAGATCACTAAAATTAATGAAAACAATTCAGTGACAACAGAGCACCCTGGCACAGCACTGTATTCAGTGGCAGATAGGGTGAATACCTCTGCCAGGAATGTCCTGCTTCCTTGTTCATTTCCTTTTCCTCCCGTGTCAAAACTCCAATCACAAGAAAGAAACCTCACAAGAATGTTCTAATATAGGTGAAGTTGAaaaggcacacagacacacagaccttTATTGTATTAAAAAAGGCACACAGACCTTTATtgtattaaaaaagaaaaagaaaaagaattatTAACAAATCAATTTGGCTATAGCTGACTTATAAATATTGTGGATGTTGACTTGGAAACCAAAGTGATCGCGCTCAAAAAGAGTCTTAGATGTGGACACAGGGGCCCACGGAATGATTCCAGTACTGATGACTCAACTTCCAGGGTCTGACTCATACGGATATTTGGCTCATAGTTCTGACTCTGTTTTCTGAGGATTGTCAATGGGTATTAGGTCAGGCACTGCTGATCTCTTGATTTCAGCCTGATCTTTGGCTCACAAAAATGACAGATCAGGAGCAGAGGCTCGTATCTTCTCTTCAAGTTTGAGTCCAGGTGGCCTGTGGGAAGACTTAACTGCACTTCTAAAGGATGGAGGCTGTTCCTTTTTGCTCAGCGTTGGCATAGTGTCGATGCTGTTGTCAAAGGGCTCCTCATTGTGGTCGTTGTGACTCACAGCAATTTGGCGTTTTTGCCTATTGAGCTTGTTCGCAATTCGCGCTATGCGCTTGGAGACAAGATAAATGATCTCGCAGATGTTCAGGACAATGCAAAGGCCCGAAGCTCCGACCATGAAGTAGCTGAAGACCTTCTTCTCGGTGGGGTGGCCAATGTAGCAGTCCACCAGGTTGGGGCAAGGTTTCACACCGCACTTGACCAGTCTCGGCAGGTAGAAGCTGTCGTAGATGTGGTGGAGGATGTAGAGGAAGGCGACCTCGATGCCTGTCTTTACGAAGAGGCTGATCAGATAGGTCCACCACAAGCCGCCGTGTTTCTTGCCTGTGTTGTTGTACAGCTTGCTATTGTTTCCATGCTTTGCTTTGTACTTGCGCTCGCGGTCGTCACGGTATGCCACGTGCATGACCACCATGAAGGACGGGCAGGTGACAAAGATGAGCTGCAGGGCCCACAGGCGGATATGGGAGATGGGAAAGAAGTGGTCATAGCAGACGTTGGCGCAGCCGGGCTGCTTGGTGTTACAGTCAAAGTCCTTCTGCTCGTCGCCCCACACTCGCTCCGCTGCCACAACGTACACCATCACCCTGAACACAAACACCACAGACAACCAAACACGCCCGAACGCCGTGGAGTATTTGTTCACCCCACTGAGGAGGGCTTGGAAGGTCTTCCAGTCCATGTCCTTGGCTAGCAGTCAAATACCTCTTCTCTGGAAATCCTCTCTTGCTGATAGTAGTTTATCTTCAAACCTGAAGGAAAGCAGAATGAAGAATGGGTGAACATGTTTTAATTGGCAGCATGGAGTATTCTGCTTTCACTCTGTTGGTGGTGTCTCACTTAGCTACTCCAGGTGGTTTCAATCACGCATAAGCTTTCATTCTGACTTTTCAAATCATTCATTTGTCTTGGAAAGCGGATTTAATGACAAAACATCTCACACaggcctcatttatcaacccTACCAGAAACAACCACTGACAATAACACACAGGAGTAGGTCTCGAGCCAAACCGTCCCAAGAGCGTCCATGAAGGAAACAAGTTGGACCAACGTTATTAACACACTCGGAGTTTAGTAGCATTTAGTAAGTATTTCAGAAAGCGGTATGCCTACTTTACAACGTTTATTGATTTAAGAAACAACGTAAATACTTTCAGCCTTCTGTTATGTATGTGTTCACATAAAGCACACTTCAGCCTTTTCAATATGTCtgagtctttaaaaaaaaacagcctttaCGCACAATGTGAATGCGTTATTTAGACATATTTTATTGACAGGGTTGGCTCTTTAGCGACATGAGGCCCTTCTACAACCACCGGAGATTATTTATCGTTTCATATACTGCCGTATGAAAGGAATCAACTCATTTCCAATTGGCTTAAACGCTAACTTCACAAAGCTGAACTCATCTTAGACACATCCAAAGTTCATTATATCGAGTTTTTTGCACTTACCAAAAGAAGTATTAGTCCATTACTAGTTGAAAGACGCGCTTACATATATTTCCGCGGAATTTCTTACCGCTTTAATGTCGTTTTAGTCCTTTAACGCACATATTTGGTTCCCTAGACAGGTAGAGAAGCGCATTGTTGAGAAATGCGCCTGTGGGTgtggttaaagaagaaaaactGGAGCTACCCCAGatgttcccctctctctctctctctctctctctctctctctctctctctctctctctctctctctctctctcactctcactcataCCCAAGTGTTAGGTGGCAAACCAAATATTTTTGCATAACAGTTATCACAGAAACCATCTCCAGGGACTTTGAGTAGGATTTGGAGATAAGCCTACACATGGACAGTTTGAAACCAGACAAACCAATCAGAGCCTTCTTGATTTCACATGGGGGCAACCAGGGTCCAAGTCTTCTCAGACAGGGTTAATGAGACAAAGCGCACTCTAAGGGGTCTTTGTGCTTATTAAAAGGTTTTGAGATTTATGtccattgtttttatgtttcatgttttcagaGAGTGCTGTCTCCCTGTCCCAACATGTTTTGGAATACTTCATATAGTATACCTACGAGGCAGACACACCCTAaggtgaatacatttttttgttgcatgtcCTCAACTAAACCTAGTGTTAGGCAACACTTTTTCTGAGGAGATTGGTTATTGAAAAAGGTAAAGTGGCTGGTGGAGAGAAGTTCTGAGTGGGGAGATCATTTAACCAAACCAAAGTGAATTCACACCAAACCAAAGTAAATTTGTTGTCATGTAGCCAGAATACATATTCAATTTCCCTGTTCCTTTTTATCTTCCTGCACTATTAATTTATTCCTTCCCTTTTTATGCAACACCCACACCTGTGCCAAAAAGGCATATTGTTTCCTTTATTCTTTTCCCCTTAATACCAAGCTCTTCTCAGATAACACTGTCACAATGCATGAGCCCTTTTAAGCTCCCCCTCATTGTCAGATCATGAGCTTTTGTCTCCCCTTCACCATCCGCCTGCTTATACGACaaaacttatttattttcttacatTACAGATAAGAGTTACCAGACAAACTACTTTACTGTGTGTCTGTTCTGTAGGGAAAACAACCCGTCATTAGAAGTGTTTGCAGAAAAATTTAAGATGTTATaaggaaaatcaaatatcagcTTGTTTAGCTGTGCCAGAGCCTGTCAGTTCTTGCCTGTGTTCAGAGCTATTGAATcctgttattatatatatattatataacattataAAAGACTTGCTCATGTATCACCAGTTTCAAGTCAAGTCAGAGGTATTTGTATTGTTCAAACAATCAAATACAATGTCTCAGTGGGCTTTTTTTCAGGCTCACAACAGCAATTGCTCACAACTgagtccaacattttaaaaggaaGATAAGTAAGCACTTTCAAAAAACCTTGTTGTAAAACTGTAATTTACAAGCTGTGGTATAAGAGCTGTTGAAATGCCAAATGCATACATTGCAAATGTAGGCAATCTGATAATTAAGCTGAAATGGTGTCTTGTTTTTAACtttgttaaaatgtctaaaaatgatTTGTAAATCTGAGATGTGGACAGTAAATTCAGTTGTCTGGTACCCGGCTAAAATATGGGGTACTCATATTTTCATCGGTGTACAAATAATTAGCACTTTCTATGATGACAAAAAGGCTTAATTTGTCTAAGGCCAGGAGTGAAAAGTATAACTATAAAGGGAATATTATAGTTCTGGCTTGTCTAAATTAAACACTTGATCTCAAAGTCTTGCAGCCATGAGCTAAAACTCTCAGAAAATCGCTAGAAGTATCAACTACAGCTGTTCATCAAATGTTCGTCAATCGTTCATCTGTAGCATAAAGCTTGGGCATGTGAACACAACATCTGTACTTGCAGCATTAAATTAGAGCAGTTCAGCTGACAACAATTAATTTGTAGAAGGGGAAGGGGAAAGAAGAGTTGCTTCTTGGCTCCAGATGAAGAACTGGTCCAGGCAGTCTGCCTGGGCACACCTGGAGGAATGCACCCTGTTACGTAACATCTGCCAGCCTCAAGTCTCGATAAGACAGACCAACACAACAGGAAAAACAAATCACTTATCACTACTGTGAAAGGAAGGAAATGTACCAGCGCAGAGAAGGCTGGAACAAAAAGAGAAGGACTACCCGAAAAAAGTTGGGAGGATCTCGTGAGGGGAGTAATTGTCGGCTCATTTACAGAACCACCCAAGCTGGGCaaacagaacaacaacaaagacaacTGCGCATACTGAAGCTTGCTTATATTTTCAGAGCTTGCTACACTTTATAATATGTGATGCAACACTTAAGAGCTTTAATTTTAGCACCAATGGCCCCAGAGAAAGAAACATTTCATCCCTACTGTGTACTTGGATAATATACAGATGGGTTGACAATGATGTTCTCTTAAGTCTCAAATCACCCACAAAAAGTTTCCTTCTTGTGGATTCACATATCCATCTGTGACATTTCTGAATGGCACCCCAATACAGTAGAGGTGAAAAACGACATTCTAGCAGCTGCAGCTTGTGTTTCCTCAAAAACAGTGCCCTAGTTAGCATGATATTCCACAGACCTCTTTTGTTATAAAGTTCATCGGAACTACCGTCTACTGAAATAGATATTAATTGTTCCAATGAAATCTGTTAACAGTGGTGGAAAGACACTTTGACTGTTTGACTTTTTAAGATGTCATTCCTAATTGCTCTGAGCAGCACAAGCTATATTTATTCTATTAGGTGGCAGCACACATTTCAGAGGCAGATATCTCAAAATCTCAGCAGAGCAAACTCAAAATATCTGACTGGCTCAATACCAGAAGGAGAGAGCAAGAAAATCATCATACATCACTCTTATCGCACATTGCAATGAAAATACTGAAAACATCCGTTCAGAGGCTGCACACACTGACAAATTCCTGCCCTGGGTTGGTCTACATCCGTCAGCACAGATCGTTTGAACTGAGGAGTGGGAGACTCCTCCTCTGCCCTCCTCAACGTACCAATCTTCATAAACAATGAGGCGCTGCTCCTAGCAACAGAGCAATATGTGTGCCATGGGGAGGGAGGGCTTTATGAAACTCATGGAAAAAGTAGAAGTACGAAAGTCAATCAACTGACACAAGTCCTGGCTGGTTTAAATTGTTCTTTAGTATATTCCCTATGCTAAGACATATTGTGTAACTGTTACAGTACTTGTTATGAATTGAATGCAGTACTGTGTATGGACCTCTCTAAATTGTCTTTCTTcatcttatggagaaaaaaaaacaacacattttcataacaacataaaaatattttctttaatgaaaaatattaacaCTTAAGACGGTGAAATAGGCACATCCTGATATTATTGCCAGCTGTGTTTACAACACTGCATTTTGACTTTATTGCTATCTACTGCCTGTGTAcaggaagcagtttaaacaggtcagaacatgaacacacacaacagcacaaTCTTTCAAACATGTTGATAAATTACATAAAGTACAGTATTCACAAAGAGTCAGATATGAACGTGTAATGGAAGGTAGAAGACGCAGTACAGCTTGAACTAAACATTTCGTGGGTTTGGCACTGAGTAGAAGGAAAACTTTACACAGAAAACCACATGTGTTTGTAAAAACCATCTCCAAACCAAGGAGTGACTCATGTAATTGGTCTCAAGGCTAAATCTAAATTACACGGACTTGATTTTCTTTGCAAGGGCTGTAGAACTCCATCTGCAAAAATATCTCTGTGAATACTCTGACCCAAACCCACAACAGTGACCACATTCCAGATCAATGACACATATGCCTTTTGGTTCAGAATTTCAAGTTTTCTGACAGTGGACACAAAAACGGTAAAGAACTACCTCCATCATAGTTCAATCTCTAAACACACAAATGTCTGCTTTTAAGGAAGTGCCTGTAGAGGGAGGAAAAGCATATTTCCTTTCCAAAGACATAGTTTTTCATTAAGTCTTTGTCTTTATTCTCAGTATCTCAAGATATAGCAAGGCTGTATGAAGGAGCAGGCGTTTCAGGGGTGGTTTTGCCAGGCACCTTTAGAGTGTCTGACTCCATCAGGTTGCTTCCACTGGACATCGTGTTGGTCATGATGTGGCGAGAGTTATGTGACGAGATGATACATTCACTGCATTTTTTACCAACCAGGTAGACGATTTCGAAAATAGAGAGGACGATGCAGGCCAGGCTGGTGACCACCATGAAGATGGTGAAGATTCGTTTCTCAGTGGGCCGAGCGATGAAGCAGTCCACCTTGTTGGGACATGGCTCCTGTTCACACTTGATGAGCGAGGGGAAGTTGTAGCCTTCGTAGATGTGGTACACAAGGTAGACGAAGGTGGCGTCCACAGCTATTTTAAAGACCAAAGTGAGGACGTAGGTCCACCACAGGCCTCCACGCTTCTTGCCCGTGTTCACGTAGAGACGATGACAGTTCTCGCCATACTTAAGCCGGTGTTTCCTTTCCCTGTCGTCCCTGTAGGCTACATGCATCACCACCAGGAGAGAGGGGCAGGTGACAAAGATGAGCTGCAGGGCCCACAGCCGGACATGGGAGACGGGGAAGAAGTGGTCATAGCAAACATTGTGGCACCCGGGTTGAGCCGTGTTGCATTTGAAGTCTTTCTGTTCGTCGCCCCATACCTTCTCCGCTGCCACCACAAACACCATGACCCTGAAGAGGAAAACAATAGAGAGCCACACTCGGCCAAAAGCTGTGGAGTACTTGTTCACCCCACTGAGGAGGCCCTGGAGGAATGCCCAGTTCATGACGAGCTTTGTTCACAGCCTGTCTTCTCTTCCTGCTGATGGAAGACAGGGGAAGCTTTTTTCAGCTGAAGTGGCACAGACACAACTCAGGTATCTAACAGCCTGAGACAAAAAGAAAGCAGTCATATCACAGACATAGAAGAAACAACCCGAGGTGGAATTGGGTTATTAACATATTAATTCACGTGTTTATCTTGTTCgtaaattatgtttaaaaaaaaaataataataagcgCCAAAATATAGACATAAATGCTCCCTTaaacttttatttaacaaaagacTTTATCATTATCCTAGCAGAAACCTTTTAATTCGTCGCTATACTGAGACAGTCCGAGAACTCGTATTCTATCAGCCAGCCATTCACTTCCCAACGACTACGGTAAACTCTTTCAAGTTTGTACATTCCATGCGCAATTGCGCGTATCCCAAATATACACGTCTAAAACCTACTAAATCAGCGGAATCCGAACAACTTCGTGTTATTATTCAGTACTTTATAAATCAATTGTATTACTTACAGTTTAAACGCAGTTGTTGCGGTTCAGTGTCGGAGCTGGCTTTGGATGAACCTCACCGATGAGAAACTCAGTAGATTTCTCAAAAGAACGGGGGCGGAGGGGGTGGAGTTGTTTGCCTGCCATGTCTTCTGTCCGCTCAACCTGCTCAGGTGTGGCCTCTCCACGGCACTAAATACTTGTTTGTCCAATTTAAGAAAAAGGATGACGTCTAgtattctttttatttaagtTTGGATCAGTTATAGAGATTATGTAACGTGGTCAAACAGGCTCCCTGCACTTGATAATTTCGTTTTTTACATGAAACCCATTCATAGACCCTGAGGAAGGCTCAAGCCGATACGCGttggtgtatttttaatgtcttgCCCTGTTAAAGGTCTTGTATCACTTTTTGTAAACAACCTTGAGTGCCtggacttttttataactttttttaaattcttccTCATTTCCGTGCCATTAATAGACCTATTTTAGCATGCTTGATTTGTTTAGTATACCAATTTGACACAAac includes:
- the cx35.4 gene encoding connexin 35.4: MDWKTFQALLSGVNKYSTAFGRVWLSVVFVFRVMVYVVAAERVWGDEQKDFDCNTKQPGCANVCYDHFFPISHIRLWALQLIFVTCPSFMVVMHVAYRDDRERKYKAKHGNNSKLYNNTGKKHGGLWWTYLISLFVKTGIEVAFLYILHHIYDSFYLPRLVKCGVKPCPNLVDCYIGHPTEKKVFSYFMVGASGLCIVLNICEIIYLVSKRIARIANKLNRQKRQIAVSHNDHNEEPFDNSIDTMPTLSKKEQPPSFRSAVKSSHRPPGLKLEEKIRASAPDLSFL
- the LOC116042518 gene encoding gap junction beta-4 protein-like; protein product: MNWAFLQGLLSGVNKYSTAFGRVWLSIVFLFRVMVFVVAAEKVWGDEQKDFKCNTAQPGCHNVCYDHFFPVSHVRLWALQLIFVTCPSLLVVMHVAYRDDRERKHRLKYGENCHRLYVNTGKKRGGLWWTYVLTLVFKIAVDATFVYLVYHIYEGYNFPSLIKCEQEPCPNKVDCFIARPTEKRIFTIFMVVTSLACIVLSIFEIVYLVGKKCSECIISSHNSRHIMTNTMSSGSNLMESDTLKVPGKTTPETPAPSYSLAIS